In Arthrobacter sp. MN05-02, one genomic interval encodes:
- the gmk gene encoding guanylate kinase: protein MLQPRLTVLAGPTAVGKGTVSTYIRDNYPEVWLSVSATTRPPRPGEVDGVHYFFVSPEEFDALIADGQLLEWAVVHGRNRYGTLRRTVQAAMDEGRTVLLEIDLQGARQVKESMPEANFVFLAPPSWDEMVRRLVGRGTETPEEQQQRLETAKLELAAEPEFNHTVVNDSVEHAADELVSLMGLRPLQR from the coding sequence GTGTTGCAGCCCAGGTTGACTGTCCTCGCCGGCCCGACGGCGGTCGGCAAGGGAACCGTCTCGACCTACATCCGGGACAACTACCCCGAGGTGTGGCTCTCCGTCTCCGCGACCACGCGCCCGCCGCGTCCCGGCGAGGTGGACGGCGTGCACTACTTCTTCGTCTCGCCCGAGGAGTTCGACGCGCTCATCGCCGACGGGCAGCTGCTGGAGTGGGCCGTGGTGCACGGGCGCAACCGCTACGGGACACTGCGCCGCACGGTCCAGGCCGCGATGGACGAGGGCCGCACGGTGCTCCTCGAGATCGACCTGCAGGGCGCCCGGCAGGTCAAGGAGAGCATGCCGGAGGCCAACTTCGTCTTCCTCGCCCCACCGAGCTGGGACGAGATGGTGCGCCGCCTCGTGGGCCGCGGCACCGAAACCCCCGAGGAACAGCAGCAACGGCTGGAAACCGCTAAACTGGAACTTGCCGCCGAGCCCGAATTCAACCACACCGTCGTCAACGACTCCGTGGAGCATGCGGCAGACGAGCTCGTATCACTGATGGGACTGCGTCCGCTGCAGCGCTGA
- a CDS encoding hypothetical protein (possible pseudo due to frameshift), with translation MGFESLRPALDLAAATGRGVFVLALTSNPEGRSVQHAGGEESVARSIARAAAAENVGTGPGSVGLVVGATIGDAAHRLGLDLASLNGPILAPGVGAQGAGPEELASAFGTALPFVLPTSSRAILAAGPDGGNLRFAAERTRDELG, from the coding sequence TTGGGCTTCGAGTCGCTCCGTCCCGCGCTCGACCTCGCGGCGGCCACGGGCCGCGGCGTCTTCGTCCTCGCGCTGACCTCGAACCCGGAGGGCCGCTCCGTGCAGCACGCCGGCGGGGAAGAGTCCGTGGCGCGGTCCATCGCCCGTGCCGCCGCGGCCGAGAACGTCGGGACCGGCCCCGGATCCGTCGGGCTCGTCGTCGGGGCGACCATCGGCGACGCGGCGCACCGGCTCGGCCTCGACCTGGCCTCTCTCAACGGCCCGATCCTCGCGCCCGGGGTGGGCGCCCAGGGCGCGGGGCCGGAGGAACTCGCCTCCGCCTTCGGGACGGCCCTGCCGTTCGTGCTCCCGACGTCGAGCCGTGCCATCCTGGCCGCCGGCCCCGACGGCGGGAACCTGCGCTTCGCGGCCGAGCGGACGCGCGACGAGCTCGGGTGA
- a CDS encoding phosphopantothenoylcysteine decarboxylase encodes MRIVLGVGGGIAAYKAASLLRLFTESGHDVTVIPTDAALRFVGTATWEALSGNPVSNSVWDDVDKVNHVRLGHEADLIVVAPATADVLARAAAGLANDLLTGTLLMAHGPVFLAPAMHTEMWQHAATRANVASLRSRGITIMEPASGRLTGADSGPGRLPEPADIFAAAMDAVARSKGSGTLQGRRVTISAGGTREALDPVRFLGNRSSGKQGMALAEAALAQGAHVTLVLAHAEVAPPPGCDVVRVESALQLRDAVLEALPATDVLVMAAAVADFRPAEVVATKIKKSDDGSDPVITLVRNPDVLREAVLAREGRTEPLVIAGFAAETGDATADPLTHARAKLARKGCDFLVLNVVGSDLVFGEDSNAVTILGADGTESAPVRGSKRAVADAVIDHAARLLTP; translated from the coding sequence GTGCGCATAGTACTCGGGGTCGGAGGAGGGATCGCGGCCTACAAGGCAGCATCCCTCCTCCGCCTTTTCACGGAGTCCGGGCATGACGTCACCGTCATCCCGACCGACGCCGCCCTCCGCTTCGTCGGGACCGCCACCTGGGAGGCCCTCTCCGGCAACCCGGTGAGCAACAGCGTCTGGGACGACGTCGACAAGGTGAACCACGTACGGCTCGGCCACGAGGCCGACCTCATCGTCGTCGCCCCCGCCACCGCCGACGTCCTCGCGCGCGCCGCCGCGGGCCTGGCGAACGACCTCCTGACCGGCACGCTCCTCATGGCGCACGGGCCCGTCTTCCTGGCCCCGGCGATGCACACCGAGATGTGGCAGCACGCGGCCACCCGGGCGAACGTCGCCTCCCTTCGCTCGCGCGGCATCACCATCATGGAGCCCGCCTCCGGCCGCCTCACCGGCGCGGACTCGGGTCCCGGCCGGCTCCCCGAACCCGCCGACATCTTCGCGGCGGCGATGGACGCCGTCGCCCGCAGCAAAGGCTCCGGTACCCTGCAGGGCAGGCGCGTGACCATCTCCGCGGGAGGCACCCGGGAGGCCCTCGATCCCGTGCGCTTCCTCGGCAACCGCTCGTCCGGCAAGCAGGGCATGGCCCTCGCCGAAGCGGCACTCGCGCAGGGTGCACACGTGACCCTCGTCCTCGCCCACGCCGAGGTCGCCCCGCCACCGGGCTGCGACGTCGTACGGGTCGAGTCCGCGCTCCAGTTGCGCGACGCCGTCCTCGAGGCACTGCCCGCCACGGACGTCCTCGTGATGGCCGCCGCCGTGGCGGACTTCCGCCCCGCCGAGGTCGTCGCCACCAAGATCAAGAAGAGCGACGACGGCTCGGATCCCGTGATCACCCTCGTCCGCAACCCCGACGTCCTCCGCGAGGCCGTGCTCGCCCGGGAGGGACGCACGGAGCCGCTCGTGATCGCCGGATTCGCCGCCGAGACGGGAGATGCGACGGCCGATCCGCTGACGCATGCCCGGGCCAAGCTCGCGCGGAAGGGCTGCGACTTCCTCGTCCTCAACGTCGTCGGCTCGGACCTCGTCTTCGGTGAGGACTCCAACGCCGTCACCATCCTGGGCGCAGACGGCACCGAGTCCGCACCGGTGCGAGGTTCCAAGCGGGCCGTCGCCGACGCCGTCATCGACCACGCCGCGCGGCTCCTCACCCCCTGA
- the metK gene encoding S-adenosylmethionine synthase, protein MNSPSPESPLRLFTSESVTEGHPDKICDQISDAILDGLLEQDPDSRVAVETLVTTGLVHVAGEVTTEAYVEIPDIVRRTILGIGYDSSAHGFDGARCGVSVSIGQQSAEIASGVFTSLETREGTGVDPYDAQGAGDQGIMFGYASDETAVMMPTPIWLSHRLSERLTAVRKDGTLPYLRPDGKTQVTIGYDGDRPVSIDSVVISSQHSADVSLEQLRADLADHVIAPVLADSELDTSSVRHILNPGGAFVIGGPVGDAGLTGRKIIVDTYGGMARHGGGAFSGKDPSKVDRSAAYAMRWVAKNVVAAGLARRAEIQIAYAIGMAQPVGIYVETFGTETVDPLAIGTAIREIFDLRPLGIINALDLKRPVYQRTAAHGHFGREEDGFTWERTDRVDKLRSYFDA, encoded by the coding sequence GTGAATTCACCGAGCCCTGAGTCCCCCCTGCGCCTTTTCACCTCGGAATCGGTCACCGAGGGCCATCCGGACAAGATCTGCGACCAGATCAGCGACGCGATCCTCGATGGACTCCTCGAGCAGGACCCGGACTCCCGCGTGGCGGTCGAGACCCTGGTCACCACGGGCCTCGTCCACGTGGCGGGCGAGGTCACCACGGAGGCGTACGTCGAGATCCCCGACATCGTCCGCAGGACCATCCTCGGCATCGGCTACGACTCCTCGGCCCACGGCTTCGACGGCGCCCGCTGCGGCGTCTCGGTGTCCATCGGGCAGCAGTCCGCGGAGATCGCCTCGGGCGTGTTCACCTCCCTCGAGACCCGCGAAGGGACCGGCGTCGACCCCTACGACGCCCAGGGCGCCGGGGACCAGGGCATCATGTTCGGCTACGCGAGCGACGAGACCGCGGTGATGATGCCCACGCCCATCTGGCTGTCCCACCGCCTCTCGGAGCGCCTCACCGCGGTCCGCAAGGACGGCACCCTTCCCTACCTGCGGCCCGACGGGAAGACCCAGGTCACCATCGGGTACGACGGCGACCGGCCGGTCTCGATCGACTCCGTCGTCATCTCGTCCCAGCACTCGGCCGACGTGTCGCTCGAGCAGCTCCGCGCCGACCTCGCCGACCACGTCATCGCACCGGTCCTGGCGGACTCCGAGCTCGACACGTCCTCGGTACGCCACATCCTCAACCCCGGCGGCGCCTTCGTGATCGGCGGGCCCGTGGGCGACGCCGGCCTCACCGGCCGCAAGATCATCGTGGACACCTACGGCGGGATGGCACGCCACGGCGGCGGGGCCTTCAGCGGCAAGGACCCGTCGAAGGTCGACCGCTCGGCCGCGTACGCCATGCGCTGGGTGGCGAAGAACGTCGTGGCGGCAGGCCTCGCCCGCCGGGCCGAGATCCAGATCGCCTACGCCATCGGCATGGCCCAGCCCGTCGGGATCTACGTCGAGACGTTCGGCACCGAGACCGTGGACCCGCTGGCTATCGGCACGGCGATCCGCGAGATCTTCGACCTCCGGCCCCTCGGCATCATCAACGCCCTGGACCTGAAGCGCCCCGTCTACCAGCGCACCGCGGCGCACGGCCACTTCGGCCGCGAGGAGGACGGATTCACCTGGGAGCGCACCGACCGCGTCGACAAGCTCCGGAGCTACTTCGACGCCTGA
- a CDS encoding alpha/beta hydrolase, translating to MRDAIVRTLRWEGTLQRIWDYPAVAGPGEARRAEVVMVHGFRGDHHGLLRLVEELPRHRVILPDLPGFGQGQALAGTHDVATYARFISHCTRLLAPDAPVLLGHSFGSIVAAEAAALDPGLAGHVILVNPISAPALEGPSRTASRIAEGYYVAADRLPEAAGRALLANPAIVRGMSIFMAKTKDRKLRRWIHGQHDAYFSAFADRRVVLEAFRASISGTVRDRAADLGMPVLLIAADRDDIGSVASQRELAALIPHARLEVITDVGHLVHYEKPREAALIIEKFLEDTAP from the coding sequence ATGCGCGATGCCATCGTCCGGACCCTGCGGTGGGAGGGCACCCTGCAGCGGATCTGGGACTATCCCGCCGTCGCGGGACCCGGCGAGGCACGCCGCGCGGAGGTCGTCATGGTTCACGGCTTCCGGGGCGACCACCACGGCCTGCTGCGCCTCGTCGAGGAGCTGCCCCGGCACCGCGTCATCCTGCCGGACCTGCCCGGTTTCGGGCAGGGCCAGGCGCTGGCCGGCACGCATGACGTGGCCACCTACGCCCGCTTCATCAGCCACTGCACCCGGCTCCTCGCCCCGGACGCGCCCGTCCTGCTCGGCCACTCGTTCGGTTCGATCGTGGCCGCGGAGGCCGCCGCCCTCGATCCGGGCCTCGCCGGGCATGTGATCCTCGTCAATCCCATCAGCGCTCCGGCCCTCGAGGGACCCAGCCGTACCGCCTCCCGGATCGCCGAGGGATACTACGTGGCGGCCGACCGCCTGCCCGAGGCGGCCGGACGCGCCCTCCTGGCGAATCCGGCGATCGTCCGCGGCATGAGCATCTTCATGGCCAAGACGAAGGACCGGAAGCTCCGGCGCTGGATCCACGGGCAGCACGACGCCTACTTCAGCGCCTTCGCGGATCGGCGGGTGGTCCTGGAGGCGTTCCGGGCCTCGATCTCGGGCACCGTGCGGGACCGAGCCGCGGACCTGGGGATGCCCGTCCTGCTCATCGCGGCGGATCGGGACGACATCGGCTCGGTGGCGAGCCAGCGCGAACTCGCAGCGCTCATCCCGCACGCGCGGCTCGAGGTCATCACGGACGTCGGGCACCTGGTGCACTACGAGAAGCCGCGCGAAGCGGCGCTGATCATCGAGAAGTTCCTGGAGGACACAGCCCCATGA
- a CDS encoding TetR family transcriptional regulator — protein MGARTGAGDRAPLSRERVLQCALALADRDGIAGLTIRTLAQELGSRPMSLYYHVANKEQILDGIVDPVFAEVHLPVIGNPWREEMLTRARSMREVLRRHPWAVGLLESRTSPGPATLRHHDATLGTLRRGGFTLQATAHAYALLDSYLYGFALQEAALPLSGAESVPDVAAPIMEQFAGGQYPWMMEIATGIVLQPGYDFGDEFDHGLGLILEAIDPRRTTRRTG, from the coding sequence ATGGGTGCACGGACAGGAGCGGGCGACCGGGCGCCGCTGTCGCGCGAGCGGGTGCTGCAGTGCGCGCTCGCCCTGGCGGACCGGGACGGCATCGCCGGCCTGACCATCCGCACACTCGCACAGGAACTCGGCAGCAGACCGATGAGCCTCTACTACCACGTCGCCAACAAGGAGCAGATCCTGGACGGCATCGTGGACCCCGTCTTCGCGGAGGTCCACCTGCCGGTGATCGGCAACCCGTGGCGCGAGGAGATGCTCACCCGCGCGCGCTCGATGCGGGAGGTACTGCGCCGCCATCCCTGGGCCGTGGGGCTGCTCGAATCGCGGACCAGCCCGGGGCCGGCGACGCTGCGGCACCACGACGCGACCCTGGGCACGCTGCGAAGGGGCGGATTCACGCTCCAAGCCACCGCCCACGCCTACGCGCTGCTCGACAGCTACCTCTACGGTTTCGCCCTGCAGGAGGCCGCCCTGCCGCTCAGCGGTGCCGAGTCCGTCCCCGACGTGGCGGCACCGATCATGGAACAGTTCGCGGGCGGCCAGTACCCCTGGATGATGGAGATCGCCACCGGGATCGTGCTGCAGCCCGGCTACGACTTCGGGGACGAGTTCGACCACGGCCTGGGACTGATCCTCGAGGCCATCGACCCCCGCCGGACGACGCGCAGGACCGGGTGA
- the rpoZ gene encoding DNA-directed RNA polymerase subunit omega encodes MSTQPEGIINPPIDSLLEASDSKYALVIYGAKRARQINAYYSQLHEGLFEYVGPLVDTKLNEKPLSIALREINEGMLVSSPMEQSE; translated from the coding sequence GTGTCAACTCAGCCCGAAGGCATCATCAACCCGCCGATCGACTCTCTGCTGGAGGCCTCGGACTCGAAGTACGCCCTCGTGATCTACGGTGCCAAGCGCGCCCGCCAGATCAACGCGTACTACTCCCAGCTCCACGAGGGCCTCTTCGAGTACGTCGGCCCCCTCGTCGACACGAAGCTGAACGAGAAGCCCCTTTCCATCGCACTGCGGGAGATCAACGAGGGCATGCTCGTGTCCTCGCCCATGGAACAGTCCGAGTAG
- a CDS encoding hypothetical protein (possible pseudo due to frameshift), giving the protein MRRSTPRVVHAADAYQMERDPLAAQARIPHAAWAAAQAGLRHGPVLLQVARTGFSPALACDRCRHPARCSACAGPLSQAGRDAPLVCRWCGRPDNSWSCAECGGTRVRATAAGATRTAEELGRAFPGVPVISSAGEHIVDAVRDVPAVVVATPGAEPVAPGGYAAVILLDGNALLSRESLRAGEDALRRWFSAAILARPSTAGGTVVITGDDDVAVGHVVRWDPAGAAARELVERQELGLPPAVRYAVLTGTREALIHFLEGVETEGAPRVVGPAPVPPDVRRDAMLAARAAAAAGRGADQPGRAATEALAGRGSHRVLLFFPYRAAAGITRQLRARRATLSARRTGDPVHIRLDALDVL; this is encoded by the coding sequence GTGCGCCGGTCCACGCCACGCGTCGTCCACGCGGCCGACGCCTACCAGATGGAACGGGACCCGCTGGCCGCGCAGGCCCGGATCCCGCACGCCGCCTGGGCCGCGGCGCAGGCGGGGCTCCGGCACGGCCCCGTGCTGCTGCAGGTCGCGCGGACCGGGTTCTCGCCGGCGCTGGCGTGCGACCGGTGCCGCCATCCGGCCCGCTGCTCCGCCTGCGCCGGACCGCTGTCCCAGGCGGGACGGGATGCCCCCCTGGTGTGCCGCTGGTGCGGGCGGCCGGACAACTCCTGGTCGTGCGCCGAGTGCGGCGGCACGCGGGTTCGGGCGACCGCCGCGGGTGCCACCAGGACCGCGGAGGAACTGGGAAGGGCGTTCCCGGGCGTGCCGGTCATCTCCTCGGCGGGCGAGCACATCGTCGACGCCGTCCGCGACGTCCCCGCCGTCGTCGTCGCGACGCCCGGCGCCGAACCCGTGGCCCCCGGGGGCTACGCGGCCGTCATCCTCCTCGACGGCAACGCCCTGCTGAGCCGCGAGTCGCTGCGCGCGGGCGAGGACGCCCTCCGACGGTGGTTCTCGGCGGCGATCCTCGCCCGTCCGTCCACGGCAGGCGGCACGGTGGTGATCACGGGTGACGACGACGTCGCCGTGGGTCACGTGGTGCGCTGGGATCCTGCGGGCGCCGCCGCCCGCGAGCTCGTCGAGCGGCAGGAGCTCGGGCTACCTCCGGCCGTGCGGTACGCGGTGCTGACGGGGACCCGGGAGGCCCTCATCCACTTCCTCGAGGGCGTCGAGACCGAGGGGGCCCCGCGCGTCGTGGGCCCGGCCCCTGTTCCGCCCGATGTGCGCCGGGATGCGATGCTCGCCGCGCGTGCCGCCGCCGCCGCAGGGCGCGGCGCGGACCAGCCGGGGCGGGCGGCGACGGAGGCCCTGGCAGGCCGGGGCTCCCATCGCGTCCTGCTGTTCTTCCCCTACCGCGCCGCTGCCGGCATCACGCGGCAACTGCGCGCACGCCGGGCCACGCTGTCGGCCAGGCGGACGGGCGATCCCGTCCACATCCGGCTCGATGCGCTGGACGTGCTCTAG
- the mihF gene encoding hypothetical protein: protein MSLKPLTDVERTQAREKATAARAVRADIKSRLKTGKLSVADVIENSGGEGAVGRLRVLDLLKALPGVGDVRAAAIMAEVGIAATRRVRGLGIHQRKALVSYLEHHHSGSASK from the coding sequence GTGAGTCTGAAGCCATTGACGGACGTCGAGCGAACGCAGGCACGCGAGAAGGCGACGGCGGCACGGGCGGTGCGGGCGGACATCAAGTCCCGACTGAAGACCGGTAAGCTCTCAGTGGCGGACGTGATCGAGAATTCCGGCGGCGAGGGCGCCGTGGGCCGCCTCCGGGTCCTCGACCTCCTCAAGGCACTGCCCGGCGTCGGGGACGTCCGGGCGGCGGCGATCATGGCAGAGGTGGGGATCGCCGCGACGCGTCGCGTGCGCGGGCTCGGCATCCACCAGCGCAAGGCTCTCGTCTCATACCTCGAACACCATCATTCTGGCTCGGCCAGCAAGTAA
- a CDS encoding NADPH:quinone reductase, whose product MQESIGGTTTSGTMRAVVHSAYGGPGVLGLRDVPVPAVGPGEVLVRVRAAGVDRGAWHMMTGLPYLGRLAFGLRGPRHPVLGMDVAGVVVAVGGQVSRFAVGDEVFGVGRGTFAEFATAAEGALVRKPAPLSFAEAAAVPVSGVTALRALHDVGRVREGQQVAILGASGGVGSFAVQLARAAGAQVTAVCSGAKAGYVRSLGAHCVLDYAERDFADGRTAFDLVVDIGGSPSVARLRRALAGDGTAVIVGGEGGGNLTGGLNRQLGAVALSPFVRQRLAMMFARVRAGDLERLVDLIGSGSVVPSIDRVLPLARAAEALERLASGAVRGKLVLTV is encoded by the coding sequence ATGCAGGAATCGATCGGCGGCACGACGACCAGCGGGACCATGAGGGCGGTCGTCCATTCCGCCTATGGCGGCCCGGGCGTGCTCGGGCTGCGGGACGTGCCGGTGCCCGCGGTCGGGCCGGGGGAAGTGCTGGTTCGGGTACGGGCCGCGGGGGTGGACCGGGGCGCCTGGCACATGATGACCGGCCTGCCGTACCTGGGAAGGCTCGCCTTCGGACTCCGCGGCCCGAGGCATCCCGTCCTCGGCATGGATGTCGCGGGCGTGGTCGTCGCGGTCGGCGGGCAGGTGTCACGCTTCGCCGTCGGCGACGAGGTGTTCGGCGTCGGACGCGGGACGTTCGCGGAATTCGCGACGGCGGCGGAGGGAGCCCTCGTCCGCAAGCCCGCGCCCCTGTCCTTCGCCGAGGCAGCCGCCGTACCCGTCTCGGGTGTCACGGCGCTGCGGGCGCTGCACGACGTCGGGAGGGTACGCGAGGGGCAGCAGGTGGCGATCCTCGGGGCATCGGGTGGTGTCGGCAGTTTCGCCGTGCAACTCGCCCGGGCGGCAGGAGCGCAGGTCACCGCCGTCTGCAGCGGCGCGAAGGCGGGGTACGTGCGCTCGCTGGGCGCCCATTGCGTTCTCGACTACGCCGAGCGGGACTTCGCCGACGGCAGGACGGCGTTCGATCTCGTGGTCGACATCGGCGGCAGCCCGTCGGTGGCCCGCCTGCGCCGTGCCCTGGCGGGCGACGGCACCGCTGTGATCGTCGGTGGCGAGGGCGGCGGGAACCTGACCGGCGGGCTGAACCGCCAGCTCGGCGCCGTCGCGCTGTCCCCGTTCGTCCGCCAGCGCCTGGCGATGATGTTCGCTCGGGTGCGGGCAGGCGACCTCGAGCGGCTCGTGGACCTGATCGGGAGCGGATCCGTCGTGCCGAGCATCGACCGGGTCCTCCCGCTGGCGCGCGCGGCCGAGGCCCTCGAGCGCCTCGCGTCGGGTGCCGTACGGGGCAAGCTGGTCCTCACGGTGTAG
- a CDS encoding glycosyl transferase family 1: MRILFDARFTRTDHHDGISRYGASLIAALAETDDVVMLISDPRQLALLPDVPSVLINSPLSPAELFVARRINRLRPDVVVCPMQTMGSWGRTYPLVLTLHDLIYYQNPMPPSFLPLPVRLLWRLYHLAYWPQRLLLDRADVVATISDTTAALMVEHRLTRRPVLLVGNAPQPTERRRDPDAPRSSSLLYMGSFMPYKNVETLVRAMALLPGHTLHLLSRITPERRAELTDLAPDAERVVFHGGVTDAEYEDLLHDSTALLTLSRAEGYGLPIIEAMATGTPVVASDIPIFREVGGAAALFVDPGDPEDVAAAVRSLEEPARWAEASRAGLERAGSYSWDVSAEQLRRACRRAVAEYARRRRRGRTRPAPKPEDGVPVG, encoded by the coding sequence ATGAGGATCCTGTTCGACGCGCGCTTCACGCGCACCGACCACCACGACGGCATCAGCCGGTACGGCGCGAGCCTGATCGCCGCGCTCGCGGAGACGGACGACGTCGTCATGCTCATCAGCGATCCCCGGCAGCTGGCCCTCCTGCCCGACGTGCCGTCCGTGCTGATCAACAGCCCGCTCTCCCCCGCCGAACTGTTCGTCGCCCGGCGCATCAACCGCCTCCGGCCCGACGTCGTCGTGTGCCCCATGCAGACCATGGGCTCGTGGGGCCGCACCTACCCGCTCGTCCTCACGCTGCACGACCTGATCTACTACCAGAACCCCATGCCGCCGTCCTTCCTCCCCCTCCCGGTGCGCCTCCTCTGGCGGCTGTACCACCTCGCCTACTGGCCGCAGCGCCTGCTGCTCGACCGGGCGGACGTGGTCGCGACGATCTCCGACACCACCGCGGCCCTCATGGTGGAGCACAGGCTCACCCGCCGGCCCGTCCTGCTCGTCGGCAACGCCCCGCAGCCGACGGAACGCCGGCGGGACCCCGACGCACCGCGCTCATCGTCGCTGCTCTACATGGGCTCCTTCATGCCGTACAAGAACGTCGAGACCCTCGTCCGCGCCATGGCCCTATTGCCCGGGCACACGCTCCACCTGCTCAGCCGCATCACGCCCGAACGCCGCGCCGAACTGACGGACCTGGCGCCCGACGCGGAGCGCGTCGTCTTCCACGGGGGCGTGACGGATGCGGAGTACGAGGACCTGCTCCACGACTCGACGGCCCTGCTCACGCTGTCCCGGGCGGAAGGTTACGGCCTGCCCATCATCGAGGCGATGGCCACCGGCACACCCGTCGTCGCGAGCGACATCCCGATCTTCCGCGAGGTCGGGGGCGCCGCGGCCCTGTTCGTCGATCCCGGGGACCCGGAGGACGTGGCGGCGGCCGTGCGGAGCCTCGAGGAACCGGCGCGGTGGGCCGAAGCGTCCCGCGCCGGGCTCGAGCGCGCGGGAAGCTATTCGTGGGACGTGTCCGCGGAGCAGCTGCGGCGCGCCTGCCGGCGTGCCGTGGCCGAGTACGCCCGACGACGGCGACGCGGGCGCACCCGACCGGCGCCGAAGCCGGAGGACGGGGTGCCGGTCGGGTGA
- a CDS encoding oxidoreductase, whose product MTSSVPRATLTDGTSIDVVGYGVYKVPPEDTARLCSTALDAGYRLLDTAALYGNEVGVGAAARAYLETGDRADLFVTSKVWNDDHGFDATLRAFDATMRRLRLEELDLYLIHWPCPSKGLYVETWRALERLRADGRVRSIGVSNFQQPHLERLLAETGVVPVLNQIELHPYLQQRDLRSFHEQHGIATQAWSPLGRGNVLQDAVVGRIAADLGRTPAQVILRWHLQRGILTIPKASSSERISSNLDIFGFALDDGQVGALDALDREQRFGSHPDRVG is encoded by the coding sequence ATGACCTCCTCCGTCCCCCGCGCCACCCTCACCGACGGGACATCGATCGACGTCGTCGGGTACGGCGTCTACAAGGTCCCGCCCGAGGACACCGCCCGGCTCTGCTCGACGGCGCTGGACGCCGGGTACCGCCTCCTCGACACGGCCGCCCTCTACGGCAACGAGGTGGGTGTCGGAGCGGCCGCCCGCGCCTACCTCGAGACCGGCGACCGCGCGGACCTCTTCGTGACCTCGAAGGTGTGGAACGACGACCACGGCTTCGATGCCACACTGCGCGCCTTCGACGCGACGATGCGGCGGCTGCGCCTCGAGGAGCTCGACCTCTACCTCATCCACTGGCCCTGCCCGTCGAAGGGGCTCTACGTCGAGACGTGGCGGGCCCTCGAACGCCTGCGCGCCGACGGACGCGTCCGGTCCATCGGCGTCTCCAACTTCCAGCAGCCGCACCTCGAGAGGCTGCTCGCCGAGACCGGCGTCGTGCCGGTCCTCAACCAGATCGAACTCCACCCCTACCTGCAGCAGCGCGACCTGCGATCCTTCCACGAGCAGCACGGCATCGCCACGCAGGCATGGAGCCCCCTCGGCCGCGGCAACGTCCTGCAGGACGCCGTCGTCGGTCGCATCGCGGCCGACCTCGGGCGGACACCGGCCCAGGTGATCCTGCGCTGGCACCTGCAGCGGGGAATCCTCACGATCCCGAAGGCCAGTTCGTCGGAGCGCATCAGCTCCAACCTGGACATCTTCGGGTTCGCGCTCGACGACGGACAGGTCGGGGCCCTCGACGCGCTGGACCGGGAGCAGCGGTTCGGCTCGCACCCCGACCGGGTCGGCTGA